One segment of Salvelinus alpinus chromosome 1, SLU_Salpinus.1, whole genome shotgun sequence DNA contains the following:
- the LOC139567777 gene encoding uncharacterized protein, with amino-acid sequence MSLSHILVPPGRAGVEKCTQGPSMLMGMEIVGIVLGVIGLITTIVVCALPTWMETAFIAANLVTTEEVWDGLWMSCVKRTTSQIRCEVYDSMPSSAWSSNLQATRAMTIMAIILGFLGVMVSMVGHKTTNYIKGKISKLIIITGIFFILAGILILIPVSWKAGAILSGSSNELTGEKRELGGALYFGWGAAAFLLIGGAILSRTMYTSGTEVAAITTGVIGWIISMVTWACALGMLDLLQYRRKLILSFSSFSIMLGLILFLGLIFFLYRSKCTNCIKRNPSKAEVINFVGLLFIMAGLSQLIFTSFVAFDLTQNLDPDNFLQSNGLMFSAEPIRWAASMLLIGGTILCCCFKKEKPELIIDSIDLNRILHVCES; translated from the coding sequence ATGTCTTTGAGTCACATCCTTGTTCCTCCAGGAAGGGCAGGTGTAGAGAAATGCACCCAGGGACCCAGTATGTTGATGGGCATGGAGATTGTGGGAATCGTCCTGGGAGTCATAGGATTAATCACCACCATTGTAGTGTGTGCACTCCCCACCTGGATGGAGACTGCCTTCATAGCAGCTAACCTTGTCACCACGGAGGAGGTCTGGGACGGCCTGTGGATGAGCTGTGTGAAAAGGACCACGAGCCAGATTAGGTGCGAGGTCTACGACTCCATGCCAAGCTCCGCATGGAGCTCCAACCTGCAGGCCACCAGAGCCATGACCATCATGGCTATTATCCTGGGGTTTCTGGGAGTCATGGTCTCCATGGTCGGGCACAAGACCACCAACTACATTAAGGGCAAGATATCCAAGTTGATCATTATAACAGGAATATTCTTCATCCTGGCCGGAATTCTCAtcctcattcctgtctcctgGAAGGCCGGGGCAATCCTCAGCGGCTCCTCCAATGAGTTGACTGGAGAGAAGAGGGAACTGGGGGGAGCGCTCTACTTCGGCTGGGGGGCTGCAGCCTTTCTCCTGATTGGAGGGGCCATACTTAGCAGAACTATGTATACAAGTGGAACAGAGGTCGCGGCCATCACCACGGGGGTCATAGGATGGATAATCTCCATGGTGACCTGGGCATGTGCTTTAGGAATGTTAGACCTTCTGCAATACAGAAGGAAACTGATTttatccttctcctccttctccattATGCTCGGGCTGATATTATTTTTAGGGCTGATATTCTTCCTCTACAGATCAAAGTGCACTAACTGCATCAAGAGGAATCCGTCTAAAGCCGAAGTGATTAACTTTGTCGGACTATTGTTCATCATGGCTGGTTTATCCCAGCTGATCTTTACCTCCTTTGTTGCCTTCGACTTGACACAAAACTTGGACCCTGACAACTTCCTGCAGAGTAATGGCCTTATGTTTTCAGCTGAACCCATTAGGTGGGCTGCTTCAATGCTTCTAATAGGAGGGACTATACTCTGCTGCTGCTTTAAAAAAGAAAAGCCTGAGTTGATCATTGACTCGATTGACCTAAACCGTATCTTACATGTTTGTGAATCTTAG